Within the Marixanthomonas sp. SCSIO 43207 genome, the region ATTTTCTTCGGCACGCTCATGTTCTTTTTCCATATAAGCGCCACGCACTACTTTAAAACCTAATCTAAATCCCTTTTCTTTTGCTTTTTTATGGAGATCTAATAAATATTCTTCTCTATCCCAACGATAGCATTGCAGTGTATTAAATATAACAACTCTTTCTTTGTTGTATTTTTCCATCATTTGCTCACAAAGTTCATCTGCAGCTCCTTGCATCCAAGATTCTTCTGCATCAACCAATAAGGAGACACCGCAATCATCAGCTGCTTTACAAACAGTTTCATAACGCTCCACTATTCTATCCCATTCTGCTTCTTCTTCTTGAGTAAGTTTTTCATTTTCAGTTTTCTTTCTCCACAACTCAAACCTTCCTAATCCTGTTGGTTTAAAAACAGAAAACGGCATTGCTTTTTTATTTTTTGCAAATTTGGTAAGTTCTACAATTTTATCTACCGTTTTATCAAATTGCTTTTCATCTTCTTTTCCTTCTACCGAATAATCTAAAACCGAATGCACATTGGCTTCATATAGAGCATCAACTGTGTTCATACAATCTTTCTCACTTACTCCACCACAAAAATGATCAAATACAGTTGATCGTATAAGCCCTTCTACAGGAAGATTTAAGTTTAACGCAAATTTTGTTACGGCTGTACCAATACGCACAAGCGGTTCATTTGCTATCATTTTAAATAAAAAATATGCGCGCTCTAGCTCTGCATCAGATTTTAATTTAAAAGCAATTTCGGTATTATTAAAAAGTAAATTAGTTTCCATATAAAAATAATCTGCGCAAATATAGTTAGATTTGACGTTGATATAATACCCGAACCTACATTTTAGCAAAGGATTGAGATGAAAAAAAGATTAAATAAAATCTATGGAGACACAAACGCTTGGGAAAGCTTTAATAGTCAATTAGATATACTAAAACCTACCAAAATTTTCATTTTAACAGATGAGAATACTAAAGAGCATTGTTTTGATGTTTTTTTAACAAAAACAACTCATAATCACAATATTCACTCATTGACAATACCTGCCGGTGAAAACCATAAAACTATTGTTACGTGCTTACATCTTTGGAATCAACTTTCAGAAATGGGTGCAGATAGAGACAGTTTACTTATCAATCTAGGCGGTGGTGTAGTTACAGATATTGGTGGTTTTATAGCATGCACATATAGACGTGGTATTTCTTTTATAAACATACCCACTTCCCTACTCGCAATGGTTGACGCATCTGTTGGTGGAAAAAACGGAGTAGATTTAGGTAACTTAAAAAACCAAATAGGAGTAATTAAAACTCCCAATCAAGTAATTATAGATACTGCATTTTTAAACACCTTACCTCCAGATCAAATGACTTCCGGTTGGGCCGAAATGCTCAAACACGGACTTATTTATTCAGAAGAATATTGGGATAAAGTAAAAAATTTTACCAATAATGATATTGAAGAGGCAAACAACCTAATTTGGGAGTCAATATGCATTAAAAATGAGATTGTTACAGAAGATCCTTATGAAAAAGGAAGACGCAAAACATTAAATTATGGACATACGTTAGGACATGCAATAGAATCTTACTTTATGCACGCTTCAGAAAAAAACACTAAAAAAAACGAGCTGTTACACGGTGAAGCAGTTGCTATTGGTTTAATTCTAGAAACGTATATATCATCACAACTATTTAATTTTTCAAAAGAAAGACTAGATGAAGTTACTACAATTATCAATTCTCACTTCAGAAAAGTAGAATTTAATGAAGAAGATATTTCTGAAATAATTAAATTGCTTATTTACGATAAAAAAAACAAAGGAGACTCCATTTATTTTGTATTACTTAACGATATTGGAGATTTTAATATAAATTGTACAGTAGAAAACAGCTTGATTTATGAGGCATTTGATTATTATAAAAATTTCTGAAATTTAATTTTGAAATAACATAATCTCTTATATTTTTGAAGCATATAATTTGACAAACCAACATTACATATAATGAAAAGAGTTATTGTAGATTACAAAAAACTAACACCTGAAATACTATCACTATTAGTAGATAAATATCCCGATGGATATGATGATGACCAAGTAATTCGTTTTAAAAATGCGAAAAATGAAACAATTGAAGCTGTAGAAGTGCGTACAGATGATTCAATTTACTTAGTGAAAGTAAGTTCACGTTTAGAAAATACAATGGCATCATTTGAAGAAGATGATTATGATGAAGAAGATTTTACAGACCCAATTGCTGAAATACCTGAAAAACCAATGCCCGGCGATGAGGAAGAATAAAAAATAAACAAAAAAAGAGGTGAAAAATTCACCTCTTTTTTTTATAATATTTACTTCTACATTACGCGTGTTGTAATGTATGTTTACCTTCTTTAATTTCTTCAATTAATTTTGAATTAAAAGCTGGTAAATCATCAGGATTTCTACTGGTTACAAAACCTTCATCTACTACAACTTCTTCATCTACCCATTCTGCTCCAGCGTTAACCAAGTCATCTTTAATTGAATTGAAAGAAGTCAATTTTCTTCCTTTTACAACATCTGCAGAAATTAAAACTTGTGGTCCGTGGCAAATAGCTGCAACCGGTTTTTTCTGTTTAAAAAAATCTCTTACAAAACTTAATGCATTCTCATTTCTTCTTAGTTTATCAGGGTTGATAACGCCTCCTGGCAAGACTAATGCATTGTATTGATCTGCGTTTACGCTATCAATTGTTTTGTCTACGGTGTATTCTTTTCCCCAGTTTCCGTCGGCCCAGGCTTTGATAGATCCAGAGTTTTCGCTTACAATATCTACTGTAAAGCCTTCTTTTTCCATCGCTTCTTTTGGTGACTTTAATTCTGATTCTTCAAATCCATCTGTAGCGATAATTGCTATTCTCTTTTCCATAGTATAAATTTTTTGTTATTAATTTTAGTATAAAGATACCTTATGATTAAAAGGCTTCCAAAACTTTCATATTAATGTTATACTAAAGATTGTTAAAGGTAATCTAACTGTTTTTTAAGCGCTCAGTTTTTTTACGGTCATCTTCAATTTTCTCCTTATAAGCCCTCAATTCTGCCAGTTCTACTTCGTATGACGGTATTGCGTGTTTGGTAGGTGTTATTTGTATGTTTCTGTGCAATGCCCAATTTACAGTTAATTCGGCTCCAAAAAATAAAATAAGACAGGTATAATACACCCATAGTAGGATTAAAACAACGCTTCCGGCTGCTCCATAAACCGAAGCAGGATTTGCTTGCGAAAAGTAAAACCCTAAAATATACTTTCCTATTAAAAACAAAAAGGATGTAAATAGAGCGCCTAGCAGAGTAGTTTTCCACTTAATTTTCACATCTGGTAAAATAGTAAATATTGAAGCAAAAAGAGCTGTTATAAATACTTCGGAAATAATAAAATTTAAAATTGTCACCACTACAGATGAAGCTTCAGAATAATACGCACTTAAATAATTACTTATCGCCGAAATTGCCGCTGAAATAACCAAAGCAATTAATAATAATAATCCAATTGCCAAAACCAATCCAAATGAAGTAGCTCTTCTTTTTAATATATTCACAAAGCCCTCTTCTTTTGCTCTTACACTCCAAATATCGTTTAACGCTTTTTGAAGTTGAAAAAACACACCGGTAGCCGAAAAAATAAGCATCCCTATTCCTATGCTTATGGTAAAAATAGAACTGTTTTCAATAGTAGCATTTGCGATCATAGTTTCTATAGCTTTTGCACTTCCTTGACCTATTAACCCTCCTATTTCTTCAGTAATTTTTCCTTGTACTGCTTCTGGGCCATAAAAAATTCCAGCTATATGAACTGTAATCATCAACAATGAGGGCAAAGAGAATAAGGCATAATACGCTATTACAGCACTTTTTGCCCAAGGATCATTTTTATCCCAACTGAGATAGGTTTGTTTGAGAAATAAAAACAGCTTTATCATACATAACGCTCCTTAATAATATTTATATGATGAATCTCGTGACCAGCAATTATGTAACCTGCCGCACTTACAGAAAGTGGTTTACCGTTTGCTTTTCCAATTTTAGTTAAAGAGCCTTTAGAAAAGCTATTGAAAAGACTAAAGGTAGCATCTCTTACAGTTTTATATTCATCGAGTAAACTTTTTACAGAGCGAGTATTTGCTTCAGAGTTGGCTGCAAAGAGATTTTCATCAAAATCAGACAAATCTGCATTTTCAGATCGTGCAATACGTAAAATTCTATAGGAAAAAACCCGCTCGGTGTCAATTACGTGAAGTAAAACTTCTTTAGGTGTCCATTTTCCTTCAGCATATTGATAATTCCAAGTTTTTTCAGGGAAAGATTGATAAAAGTTTAAAGCCATTTCTTTTCCTACTAATAATGCCTTTTCAATAGAGGTTTCATTAACAAGGTTTATATATCTTTTAAAATAATCGTGATAATGAGTTGGCGGAATTTCTGAAGGTTTCATAGAAAATATTTTATCACTAAATATAAAAAAACCCTTTGCTATTTCAACAAAGGGTTTTCAAAATAAAAAAATAAATATCGTTTAGCTTTGAATATCTTTAAAGATAGAGTGCATTAATCGTTTTTTATCGTTAATGCTTTCTTCTAAAGAAATCATCGTCTCAGTGCGCGTTACACCTTCAATATCATCTATTTCATAAATAATGTTTTTTGCGTGACTTGTATCTTTTGCACGTATTTTACAGAATATATTAAACTTTCCTGTTGTTACGTGAGCAACAGTCACGAATGGAATTTCGTTAATACGTTCTAATACAAAGTGTGTTTGAGAAGTTTTTTGAAGAAATACGCCTACATACGCAATAAAAGAATACCCAAGTTTTTTATAATCAAGTTTTAATGATGAACCGGTAATAAACCCCGCATCTTCCATTTTTTTAACTCGTACGTGAACGGTTCCTGCAGAAATACCTAGTTTTTTTGCAATATCTGTAAATGCTGTTCGAGTATTTTCGATAAGCATATCAAGTATTTTGTGATCAGTTTCGTCTAATTTAAATTTTGCCATAGCTCTGTGTTTTTTCGCGCGCAAAAATACTAAGTTTTTCGTAAAAAATAAACTTATTTATTATAAAATAATCTCTTTACCTGTATTTTTATAACAAATTGTATATATTTTATCGTCTATATAGATATTTTCTTGAGAATTTATCAATATCATTTCCTTGCCTATGTCAATAATTTTATGCGCTAAAAGGTGTTCCTTAGGACTTAACTCCTTGATAACCGGGATGAAATCAATAGACTTTTCACTTAAAACCTCTTCATATTGAATAGCTATTGAAATATAAACTCCTGGTTTTACCTGCACATTCTGCAAGAGAATATCGCAATAGTTTTTTTTATTTTCAGGAATATTAAAGTATTCATCGTAGCTGGTTTGAGATGCTGTGTCAGGTTTTAAAATTCCGAAGACATTTAAAAGAGCATAAAATATAAATTCTCTTGTTTTTTCACGTTGATAATCATCTGGATAATGCCCCGCTTCAAACAAAATTGTAGGCACTCTTAACGAAGTAAATCGATCACCCACGCAATTACTGTTAAATGTATCGTCATAACGCCCTACTTGATCCGGAATAAGATCTTGAAGTAAGTTATTCATTGCTACAATATAATTCATAGCCTTTTTACGCGCTGGAGTCACGCTTCTGCTAGAATTTGCAGCAGGAGATAAAAACGATACAGTAGCCGGTTTATTTGTGTTTAAACCATAAATAGTACGTTGGTCATGTAAATTAAGACACAAATCTGGAGTAACTTCTGTAAAAACAGCATCTAAAAAACTGCTTTCCTTTTGAGTAAGTTGCTTCGCATCCCTATTAAGGTCAATATTATTTGCATTATTGCGAGTATAAAGCTCTGCTCCATCAGGATTGAGCATAGGGATTAAAAACAAGGTATTTTGATCTAGAAACTTTAAAATTTCATTTTGATATACTTTTTCTTGTTCTATAAATTTTAAAAAATCAAAAACAGCTTTGGTAGTTGTAGATTCATTTCCGTGCATTTGAGACCAAGCTAAAATTTTATGAGGCCCATTTCCTATTTTTAAAAGCGGAATGTTCTTTCCTTTTTCTGAAACACCATACTTCAAAATTTCAACACGCGGACTTTTTTTAAGTAACGGTTCAATGTGTTCAAAGGTAATATACCGTCCTTTCAATGCCGATTTAAAATGAGTTAAATACTGATTAACAATTTCCATATAAATTTATCTGTTTACAAAAATAAACAATGCTATGTTTACCAATGTAAACATATTTTTAGGTCAGTTTGTTTTACACTGTAAACAAAAACTAGCCAAGTTTGTGCTTTTAAGGTAATCAAATAAACAAATCAAATTAATTTATTTAATAATCTATTTATCAATATATTATAGCAATCAACTTAAACAATAAGATTAATATATTTTAACGTTTTTAGGATGTTTTTTTGATACTAAAATAAAATATTTTACATTTGTAAACGTTATTCTTTTAGAACCTTTGTTACAATGGTAAACAGCTCAGATTTTACAAAAAGATTGGAAAAAATCATCGAATATTATGGTTTATCTGCCACTGCTTTTTCTGAAGAGATTGAGTTTAACCGCTCCACTATTTCGCATCTTTTATCAGGAAGAAACAAACCAAGTTTAGAATTTGTAATGAAAGTAGTGCAAACTTTTCCTGAGGTAGAATTGTATTGGTTATTAAATGGAAAAGGATCCTTCCCCAACTCTGAAAAACAAGAAACAAAAAATTCACCTGCACAATCTATTCCCAAAAAACCAGAATCTGATATTTCAAATAAAATAACTGAAGCTACTCAGCAAGCACATGAAAAGACAGAATCTTCAAATTCAAAAAAAATTGAGCGTATCGTGGTATTTTACACCGATGGTTCGTTTAAATCTTATTCAAATTAAATAAGCTATTACGCTCGATAATTTGACAAAAAAATCAGAAATTTGCGTAGAAATTCTATTGTATGCGTTTTTTTATACTTCTTGTCATTTCTTCCCTACTTGTAGGTTGTTACGAACCTGAACGAAATTGCAAAAAATTTAAAACCGGCAAATTTGAGTTTAAAGCTCTTGTTGGTACAGAATTAAAAACGACCACCTTTGTGCGTAACGATTCTATTGAGGTTGACTATTATGAAGGAAAAGCAGATACTTCTAGCATTCGCTGGATAAATGACTGTGAGTACATTGTAAAAAAAATCAACCCAAAAAATAGAGCCGAAGAAAAAGCGATTCATATGAAAATCTTAACTACAGATGGCAATGAATACACTTTTGAGTACAATGTTGTAGGGCAAACTACTCGTAAAAAAGGAGTTGCAGTTAAGGTACAATAGAGATTTTATCAGCTAGGTTATTTTTTAAAGTACTTTGCCAATAAATACAGTAATCTTTTTTGGTCTATTGGTTTTATAAGATACTCATCCATCCCTACTTTTTTACCTTTATCAATAGCTTCTCTAGTTACATCTGCCGAAAAGCCGAAAATCACAGTATCGTTGTTATAAAGCCTGATTTGTTCCACTATCTCAAAACCATCAATATTGGGCATATGTACATCCATAAAAATAAGGTCATACTTGGTTGTGTTCACTTTATCAAGGCATTCTTTACCGCTTAAGGCAATGTCAGCATTTAAACCAGATTGATCGAGCATTTTCTTTAAAACTATAGTGTTGATTTTATTGTCATCAACAATCAATGTTTTTATTCCTGTTAATTTTAAATACTCAATCTCTTCTTCAGAAAAGTTGTCTGCTATAGGAAATGATAATTGTACATTAAATTCAGTTCCTTTATGTACTTCACTTTTTACAAGTATAGATCCATTTAAAAACTCAACCAATCCTTTAGTTATTGCAAGTCCTAGCCCACTACCACTGTGTTTTTTTCTAGTTCCATCATCAACTTGAACAAACCTATCAAAAACCAAAGGAAGTTTCTTTTCTGAAATACCAATACCGGTATCTTTTATGGTAAAATTGAATTGTAAGTTATCATCAATTACTTCTTCAAAATAATCAACTTGAATACTTCCTGAATTGGTAAATTTTATGGCGTTATTTAAAAGATTTGTAAATATTTGAATGGTTTTTGAATGGTCACCCACAACCATAGAAGAAGGTTCTTCTGGAAAGTTTACTATATATTGCAGCCCTTTATTGCGTATTTCGGGTTCATAGGTTTTTACAATTTTTTGCAATGTATCCTTTGGTTGAAAATAGGATTCTACCAATTCTGTTTTTCCCATTTCAATTTTATCAATATCTAAAATGTCATTCACCAATGATAAAAGCGATTTTGAAGAATTTCGTAAAAGCTGTACATAGTTTTTATTTTCATCACTCATATCGTCTATATGAATAACATCGGCAAGTCCCAGAATGGCATTAAG harbors:
- a CDS encoding Lrp/AsnC family transcriptional regulator, encoding MAKFKLDETDHKILDMLIENTRTAFTDIAKKLGISAGTVHVRVKKMEDAGFITGSSLKLDYKKLGYSFIAYVGVFLQKTSQTHFVLERINEIPFVTVAHVTTGKFNIFCKIRAKDTSHAKNIIYEIDDIEGVTRTETMISLEESINDKKRLMHSIFKDIQS
- the aroB gene encoding 3-dehydroquinate synthase, giving the protein MKKRLNKIYGDTNAWESFNSQLDILKPTKIFILTDENTKEHCFDVFLTKTTHNHNIHSLTIPAGENHKTIVTCLHLWNQLSEMGADRDSLLINLGGGVVTDIGGFIACTYRRGISFINIPTSLLAMVDASVGGKNGVDLGNLKNQIGVIKTPNQVIIDTAFLNTLPPDQMTSGWAEMLKHGLIYSEEYWDKVKNFTNNDIEEANNLIWESICIKNEIVTEDPYEKGRRKTLNYGHTLGHAIESYFMHASEKNTKKNELLHGEAVAIGLILETYISSQLFNFSKERLDEVTTIINSHFRKVEFNEEDISEIIKLLIYDKKNKGDSIYFVLLNDIGDFNINCTVENSLIYEAFDYYKNF
- a CDS encoding response regulator; this encodes MSFLAFFIYFRANSELEKEYNAKLQSLSEITVKNFEKTVFDNITYLENLKERIVESKGAYFKYWQNDANRIIEQNSAVKFVEFIDSTGVIRSVVPYEENKKVINLDITELDYRYEDWLENTRNNTINITNWVALTQGGDLFLVDVPIYYDGKFQGTITAGMDFEDPFNTISSNINEQYSITIEDNIGTVFYSYNTIKNKVTDSSSIFNSVITVDEFDKKNWNFNFSFSGNQGLNERQFVQKAALVFGLILAVLIGLLALFSLQVQEKAKQLFATNNALKELNTKIRKEQEKALKASNAKTQFLSNMSHEIRTPLNAILGLADVIHIDDMSDENKNYVQLLRNSSKSLLSLVNDILDIDKIEMGKTELVESYFQPKDTLQKIVKTYEPEIRNKGLQYIVNFPEEPSSMVVGDHSKTIQIFTNLLNNAIKFTNSGSIQVDYFEEVIDDNLQFNFTIKDTGIGISEKKLPLVFDRFVQVDDGTRKKHSGSGLGLAITKGLVEFLNGSILVKSEVHKGTEFNVQLSFPIADNFSEEEIEYLKLTGIKTLIVDDNKINTIVLKKMLDQSGLNADIALSGKECLDKVNTTKYDLIFMDVHMPNIDGFEIVEQIRLYNNDTVIFGFSADVTREAIDKGKKVGMDEYLIKPIDQKRLLYLLAKYFKK
- a CDS encoding proline dehydrogenase family protein, which produces METNLLFNNTEIAFKLKSDAELERAYFLFKMIANEPLVRIGTAVTKFALNLNLPVEGLIRSTVFDHFCGGVSEKDCMNTVDALYEANVHSVLDYSVEGKEDEKQFDKTVDKIVELTKFAKNKKAMPFSVFKPTGLGRFELWRKKTENEKLTQEEEAEWDRIVERYETVCKAADDCGVSLLVDAEESWMQGAADELCEQMMEKYNKERVVIFNTLQCYRWDREEYLLDLHKKAKEKGFRLGFKVVRGAYMEKEHERAEENGYPTPICASKKDTDDNFNKVAKYILDNLETITLYLGTHNEVSCYLAMEIIKAKGLDKNDDRVWFGQLYGMSDNISYNLASEGFNVSKYMPFGPVKDVMPYLIRRAEENTSVAGQTSRELLLLKKERKRRGIL
- a CDS encoding DNA topoisomerase IV, whose translation is MRFFILLVISSLLVGCYEPERNCKKFKTGKFEFKALVGTELKTTTFVRNDSIEVDYYEGKADTSSIRWINDCEYIVKKINPKNRAEEKAIHMKILTTDGNEYTFEYNVVGQTTRKKGVAVKVQ
- a CDS encoding M14 family zinc carboxypeptidase, coding for MEIVNQYLTHFKSALKGRYITFEHIEPLLKKSPRVEILKYGVSEKGKNIPLLKIGNGPHKILAWSQMHGNESTTTKAVFDFLKFIEQEKVYQNEILKFLDQNTLFLIPMLNPDGAELYTRNNANNIDLNRDAKQLTQKESSFLDAVFTEVTPDLCLNLHDQRTIYGLNTNKPATVSFLSPAANSSRSVTPARKKAMNYIVAMNNLLQDLIPDQVGRYDDTFNSNCVGDRFTSLRVPTILFEAGHYPDDYQREKTREFIFYALLNVFGILKPDTASQTSYDEYFNIPENKKNYCDILLQNVQVKPGVYISIAIQYEEVLSEKSIDFIPVIKELSPKEHLLAHKIIDIGKEMILINSQENIYIDDKIYTICYKNTGKEIIL
- a CDS encoding DinB family protein produces the protein MKPSEIPPTHYHDYFKRYINLVNETSIEKALLVGKEMALNFYQSFPEKTWNYQYAEGKWTPKEVLLHVIDTERVFSYRILRIARSENADLSDFDENLFAANSEANTRSVKSLLDEYKTVRDATFSLFNSFSKGSLTKIGKANGKPLSVSAAGYIIAGHEIHHINIIKERYV
- a CDS encoding type 1 glutamine amidotransferase domain-containing protein, with protein sequence MEKRIAIIATDGFEESELKSPKEAMEKEGFTVDIVSENSGSIKAWADGNWGKEYTVDKTIDSVNADQYNALVLPGGVINPDKLRRNENALSFVRDFFKQKKPVAAICHGPQVLISADVVKGRKLTSFNSIKDDLVNAGAEWVDEEVVVDEGFVTSRNPDDLPAFNSKLIEEIKEGKHTLQHA
- a CDS encoding YihY/virulence factor BrkB family protein, with the protein product MIKLFLFLKQTYLSWDKNDPWAKSAVIAYYALFSLPSLLMITVHIAGIFYGPEAVQGKITEEIGGLIGQGSAKAIETMIANATIENSSIFTISIGIGMLIFSATGVFFQLQKALNDIWSVRAKEEGFVNILKRRATSFGLVLAIGLLLLIALVISAAISAISNYLSAYYSEASSVVVTILNFIISEVFITALFASIFTILPDVKIKWKTTLLGALFTSFLFLIGKYILGFYFSQANPASVYGAAGSVVLILLWVYYTCLILFFGAELTVNWALHRNIQITPTKHAIPSYEVELAELRAYKEKIEDDRKKTERLKNS
- a CDS encoding helix-turn-helix transcriptional regulator, which produces MVNSSDFTKRLEKIIEYYGLSATAFSEEIEFNRSTISHLLSGRNKPSLEFVMKVVQTFPEVELYWLLNGKGSFPNSEKQETKNSPAQSIPKKPESDISNKITEATQQAHEKTESSNSKKIERIVVFYTDGSFKSYSN